The DNA sequence TTCATTGGGCCAGTTTTGTCTCTGTCTACAATAAAAGACTTGTTATTTACACCTCTCACGTTTATTGATCTAtattttctttgcattttttttcaaaagttatgtTTTGAAgcagaatttaaaattttaagaaattaatacaTTCGgaaattccttttttttttaaaaaaattttcgaCAGCACAACCTTTAAGAGCTTCAGAATTTCTCTATATTGATAATCGAAAGTGGTACGTAATTCCTTCAAGATCCTATTAACTAATCAAGGTTCAGAATATAAAAGCACAAAGAAACCCTCCTACTTCATTAAACATATATCGTTAATAGTTTAATTTATCATCAGGACTGAATTCCTTGGTCACATTTTCTTCTatgttttttctcatttatatattgttaggaaaataaatacggattaattttatttcttacgaCGTAGAAaacgtaaaaaaataaaaaaaaaagtcttattACACTAGATGCCATTTCCAATGGGATTATTCACTTAACGTGCAATCTTTTAGCCAGGATTATCATAAAATACCTGCACATGCTAAACAAACAACGTTAAAATTCACTTGATTTTCCTATCAAATTGTGTTGCTATAGCAATACACTGTAACAAAACCAATGGGTCCCGTATAGTAATTCAAGTGTGTTGAACATGGTTTCACTGTTTCATACACGTATTCATCAAGAAAAAACTCGACAGATTCAGCATAAACAGGATTTCCACACCGAAGTGAAAATGGCTACCCCAAAAATTAACGAGACCATTTTTAGCTGTTTCAACGTCATTCATACACCAACTGTAAACacttttaattagttttcagaACACATTTAGATGTATCACCAATTCTTGAGAACCTTACAACTCAACCACATATAGAGGATATTAGTGTACAAAAGAAACAAGGAGGAAATTATGGCTGTCCACCTCAAAATGCAAATTTGTACCAGAGAAAAACAACGGTCTACATAGTTTCATGATGTGTTTCCCTTTGTTTTTACATTTCCAAATTATCATAGGATACCAAATGGAACTATTTTCTTTCCTTGCAACTAATACGTCTTCAAGTTCAAGCTGACCAGTTGCGGCAGCAATTTCACCAAAATTAACTTCATATTCTTGTACCCATGAAAGACTGAAAGGCAACAAGAAgagaaatttagaaaatattggTAGCATGCATCGAATGTGAacaaaacactacaaaaaaattgacactTGTGATGTTTTAATTGAAAAGCTGCATTCTATGTCCACTGTTAGTAAATTCAATCTCCCAAACATTTCCTAGGATGATTGTCACAATATAAAATCAGAAATTACAAGTtttcaacaatcatatatttcaCCTGAATGGTTTAAAACTATGTAATCCCAGAAAACTACCAAAAGTGTACACCAGGAcaatatttattagaaaaaagaaCACAGCGAAGATCTGCTCCAACAAAAAATACACCTTCCCTACAAATTCTTTGTAATCATGACAAACAGCTATTTCAAGAATAGAAGACAAAACAAGAAGTAAAGCAGATTTTGGCATTTAATACGATAATCTTATTTGTGAATCTCTGCAAAAGATTCACATACCAAGTCTgagataaattaataacaaatatccACATATATTCCCTACACATGCCATAAAATATATACCACTTGATTTCGTTTACGTATTGCATCAgtagatattaaaatatcatcatACCTTTACACCTGCTGGGGAGTTTCCTGGCTTAGTAGTGGTAGTACTGTTGAGCTTTGCTTTTTTATCAGCTGGCTTCAATATTTGGAAAGAGCACATTAGTGTCTCATCAACACTCATCATAGCACCAGCATTGTCAAACTCCCCACAATAATTAGGAGCCGAAAATATTGTTACAAGCTGTCGGTTAGCAAAGAACTCATACCCATCCTCAACCACCTGGTCAAAACTCAAGACATCaatccaatttaaatttagtagCACGTCTGCTTGATGGATACTATCCTTCAATCTAAATGCAGAAATGTAAAAATGAAGCCTCAAGCTAATAAATGGCATGTGAAAGGGAGAAGTTTGGCCTCAATGAATAACCTGTGTAAGAATTTATGTGGAAAATAGTAGTTCCAAGTTTGTATGAAGTAAAGCAAGTGTAATAATCCTCCTGATAGATAGATAAATATTGTTGGAAAAATCTAATAGTACTTTTagttaaaaacttaaaatggaGATACAAACTCAACCCTTTTGAAGACTTGCTATAACACATTGAACACTAAAGGCAGAAGTTTAACCTGATGAGCACGACAAATAAGATCCAAATCATGTTTCTGAAGAAACTCCGAGACTTTATCAGCACCAAATGTATATGAAACTCCCCTGTCATTCATTCCCCAACCTTGAACCTCTTTGCTAGGATCTGACCAGAGGAGATCACAAAGCAAACCTGTATCAGGCACATCAGTGGGCCGTAGTAGATTTCTAATTTGATCCAAATTATGTAAATCAGGAGAAAGGCCCCCATGCATGCACAATATCTTTTCATCAATGAGTGCTGCCACAGGGAGGCAATTGAAGCATTCGGTAAATGTCTTCCATAACCTTACATTGAACCTTCTTTTACACTCGTCATAAAATCCATATATACGGTTAATAGATGCACATTCATGGTTACCcctcaaaagaaaaaagttctcaggatattttattttataagctaGGAGAAGGCATATTGTTTCCAAACTCTGCTTCCCTCGATCCACATAATCCCCCAAAAATAAGTAGTTAGCCTCAGGAGGTAATCCACCATACTCAAAAAGCCTTAAAAGATCAGAATATTGACCGTGTACATCACCtgagagataaaaaaaagggTAATAAGAAATCATCACAcctttattttttctgtaaaCCATAATAAAGTACTACGTGGCAATTACAATACTAAAGGACAGCAATAAATAGATCATGTCTTCCGAAACCAAGATCTTTGCAGATTTGTATACCAGACAATGTCAAGCTCAAAAGGGAACATTTGATATTGCCAAGCCATATTTGACATTGGCTAAATTTTGTCATTTCAAATAATACTTCAAGCAGAATTATTATTTGGACTCGTGGATATCAATTCTTCTTTCACCAATGCTAAGTAACTTATTTTACATGAATACTGGatatctttattaaaaattttttgtttcaaataaCTGCTCCAAGCAGAATTGTTATTAGAGTCCACAAATAATTGAATACAAAGTCCTCAATCACTAAGGCCACATTAATTGGTTATACATGGATACTGGATATCTATACCACTTTAAAGGGAAGTTTCACGGCTACAAACAAAATAGCTTTTTCTGTTTGAATTTACCCTATTATTCATGTCTAGGAACATGTTAGTAAATGGTACTCATCAAATAGATGTTCTTGCTTCATGTGGTCCTTTACAAACATAAAGAACTTGAGCTGAAGCTCTATTTGAGATCGGATATCTAATATTGTTTTATACTTCGAATTTAACAGCCCTGGTTTAACTGGCTAAGCATAAATGATACATATAGATGTTTTTGATGTAACAAATTAAGATCTCTAGTACAGGAGAAATAAattatgtgtaaaaaaaaagtttcactAATGGAGATGTAGAAGTCAAAAATTCCTAAAATCAACTACTTTAAAAGCTTATTTTTCCGAAGttctcttaattaaaaaaaaaggttaaacgAGTTTTTTGGTACCCCCAAATTGACTCAGTAAAATTGGtaccaacaaaaagaaaatccaaCATTCAATACTATGTAAATTTGGTCTTGATCAAGGTTATCAGACTCAAGAGTCTAAGTAGACTCGTGAGAGCTTCGTAGACTCGACTCGTAGACTTGACTTGTAGACTCGTAAAAGTCTACTACACCCCTACttcatatgaaaaattgtatatagtaCCATACCAATTCAGAATTTAATCACCACAATTAATGCAAATAGTAAACAATAGttcaataattgtaaaataacttAGTTCAACACACATGATTGTTATATAAGTTCAAATTACAGCAAACACATAAGTTAATATAAatcaaaaaacataaataacttCTACTTTCTGGCCCCAATCCTCTACTTATATCATCTCCAATATCATCATCTTCTTTATTAGGATCACAAGAATTTGAAGTAGTGCCCGTCCCACTT is a window from the Vigna unguiculata cultivar IT97K-499-35 chromosome 7, ASM411807v1, whole genome shotgun sequence genome containing:
- the LOC114190960 gene encoding serine/threonine-protein phosphatase PP1-like — translated: MDQALLDDIINRLLEVRGRPGKQVQLSESEIRQLCAASREIFLQQPNLLELEAPIKICGDVHGQYSDLLRLFEYGGLPPEANYLFLGDYVDRGKQSLETICLLLAYKIKYPENFFLLRGNHECASINRIYGFYDECKRRFNVRLWKTFTECFNCLPVAALIDEKILCMHGGLSPDLHNLDQIRNLLRPTDVPDTGLLCDLLWSDPSKEVQGWGMNDRGVSYTFGADKVSEFLQKHDLDLICRAHQVVEDGYEFFANRQLVTIFSAPNYCGEFDNAGAMMSVDETLMCSFQILKPADKKAKLNSTTTTKPGNSPAGVKSFMGTRI